A stretch of Campylobacter gracilis DNA encodes these proteins:
- a CDS encoding thiol:disulfide interchange protein DsbA/DsbL has protein sequence MNLLSKFSKGFLAVVMFGALSASAFTEGEDYVKLQKPLSVEQNTLVKVFSYACPFCYKYDKTVTPKVVEKVAGLKYVPFHLKTKGEYGEAASKIFAVLAVMDEEKGVSLLDENSLFKKAKFAYYKAYHDQKQRWNDGKDEAAFLKTGLDAAGISEADYQKKLEDPKVAELLKKWDESYDVAKIQGVPAFVVNGKYLIMTKSISSIDGMAQLIEELLKK, from the coding sequence ATGAACCTACTTTCTAAATTTAGCAAAGGCTTTTTAGCCGTAGTGATGTTTGGCGCCCTTAGCGCGTCAGCATTTACCGAGGGCGAGGACTACGTAAAGCTGCAAAAGCCGCTATCAGTGGAGCAAAACACGCTAGTTAAGGTCTTTAGCTACGCATGCCCGTTTTGCTACAAATACGACAAAACCGTCACGCCGAAGGTCGTAGAAAAGGTCGCGGGGCTAAAATACGTACCGTTTCATTTAAAAACCAAGGGCGAATACGGCGAGGCAGCGAGTAAAATTTTTGCCGTCTTAGCCGTGATGGACGAGGAAAAGGGCGTGAGCCTGCTGGATGAAAACTCGCTGTTTAAAAAGGCGAAATTTGCCTACTATAAAGCATATCACGATCAAAAGCAACGCTGGAACGACGGCAAGGACGAGGCTGCGTTTTTAAAGACGGGGCTTGATGCGGCGGGTATCAGCGAGGCGGATTATCAAAAGAAACTAGAAGATCCAAAGGTTGCCGAACTGCTTAAAAAATGGGACGAGAGCTACGACGTAGCCAAGATCCAGGGCGTGCCGGCGTTTGTCGTAAACGGCAAATACCTCATCATGACGAAGTCCATCAGCTCTATCGACGGCATGGCGCAGCTAATTGAAGAGCTGCTTAAAAAATAG